Within the Bombus vancouverensis nearcticus chromosome 10, iyBomVanc1_principal, whole genome shotgun sequence genome, the region GTTGTTCTTCTTTTTGAATTCTAGCAGCGTCCGATCCAAGCTCTGGATTTTTTGGAACTTTATAACCTACCGTTTGCCGGAAGTAATATATCTCTTGGTCGAGTAATTCAAATAATCGTGGCGGGAAGAATTGGAAGTCTTGGACTATCGGTTGCTTTGGTGGTCTAGGTGCTTTCGGGGCTTTTGGCTCTGATACTCGGAGAGCTTCTCTGAAGTAAGCGTCCACCGCGTAATTGGCTTTACGTTCGCGTTTCGGTGGCTCTATCCAGTTACCTATTCCAAGAATCTTTTGTTTTTCGCGGTAATCCTCACCTTCGAATTGGTAGACGGAATCCGTGGGTGCGTCCACAGTGAAGTTACGCAGAGAAGATTCACCCAGACTTTCTAATTTCTGTTTCATTTCCTCGGTTTTGGCTTCACCTTTTTGAAGTATAGTGTCTATGTCTTCATCCGTGATGGCGCTGTCTTTCGATGCAAATACCTCGTTTGCACCGTGCCTGATCATGTTCAACATTTCGTCCTTGTTCAACGCTGTCTGTTTTGCGTCCACTAATCGCCCCTGTTGAATAACTAGCTTATCTAAACGCAATTTAACTTCCGCACGTTCTACAATTTTTTCTTCTACGGTATTTTCTGTGATAAACCTGAATACACGGACTTGCTTCTGTTGACCAATACGATGAGCTCGATCCATCGCCTGCAAGTCCATTTGCGGATTCCAATCGGAATCATAAATAATTACTACGTCCGCTGTTGCTAAATTAATACCTAAACCACCCGCACGAGTTGACAGCATGAAAATGAACTTCTCGCTTCCCGGTGCGTTGTATTCGTTGATCTGGCGTTGTCTATCCTCATGCGCTGTGTTACCGTCTAAACGACAATATTGAAAACCTCTCCAATGACAATAGTCTTCTAAAATATCTAACATTCTGGTCATTTGACTAAATATAAGAACGCGCGATTCTTGTTGTTGCAATTTTGGCAATAGTTTGTCTAAGATAACCATTTTACCACAATTATAAACAAGATGCTCATCAGTCGTATAAGGTGGTCCAGGCTCTGCACCATCAAATAAATATGGATGATTACAACATTTACGCAGCTGCATCAAGATGTTCTGCAATCTCATCTTCTCAATTTTACCAGCACCGTTAACTATATCTATGTCCTTCATAAGTACCTTGGTATACCATTCTCTCTGCATTTTACTGAGACCAATGTAGaccttaatttcttttttaggtttcaGTCCCTTTTCTACCTCAGATTTTAAACGTCTCAAAAGGAATGGTCTAAGGACAGCGTGTAATCTCTCGACTAATGAATTATCACCTAAGAAACTATTAGTGTTGAACCAAGAATCAAAATCATCTGAACTATTAAACACATCTGGTAATAAAAAGTTGAGCAAAGACCACAGTTCATGAAGATTATTCTGTAAAGGTGTTCCTGTTAACAGAAGGCGATTAGCAGTTTTAAACTCCCTCAGAATCTCAGATAGCTTGGACTTTTCGTTCTTTATTCTGTGAGCCTCATCAATTACCATGTAACGCCAATTGAACTTCTTAAACACTGATTTTTCCTTTATAACCATCTCATAGGATGTTACACAAACATCCCATTCTCCAGGCATCATAACCTCTCTAATGAAAGTATTTCGAGTTTCTGCATCTCCTATGAGACAAACTGCTCTCAACGACGGACACCATTTTTTAAACTCATTCATCCAGTTAGCCAACGTAGACTTGGGAACAATGACTATGTGTGGACCAGGAATGTTTCTGAAGTGTTTCATATATCCCAGTAATGAGATAGTCTGTAGAGTTTTACCCAAACCCATCTCATCAGCTAAGATACCATTAATACCATGCTCATACAGAGATATCATCCAATTTAAGCCTCGTATTTGATAATCTCGTAACTCACCAGACTTAATGTAGTGTGGAGATGATTCAAAACGAGTGGTTGGCGCGACACTGGCGTTACTTTCAGCCAACAATTCCTCATCTTCTTCTTGTTCCGTCTTACGGTGCCTATGGTCACCAGAATCGAATTTCACTTGGGTTTCTGGCTGTTTTCTGGGTCTCCCAGCTTTGATCTTTAAAGGGCTCCCAGCCTTGTCCTTCTGATTATTCGTCATAAAGTGTGAGAATATTTCAGTTTGCTTTAGTAAATAATCGAATCGTTTACTACGATCGGTTTCAAGTTTTGTTTCGAAGTCACCACCTCGAGACGATGTGGTCTCGGCCGAAGATCCATTCGAATTGTCTCCTGTGTCCCCTGTGTCTGCATTTTCATCTGGCTTCGACATTTTACTCTTTTTTGTTGGAAAAGATGTATTTTCTTGTATGTATAACTTGAATCCGGTTAATTTAATGTGTATGTAAGTAGGCGCTTGATTTAATTACGATAATTGATGCATTAGACCCGGTCTTTTCACAGTGACGTTCACAAACGTATAATACCAATTGCTGCCATATTGAATAATGTTGTCCCTCCAAAATCACGAAAATGACGCCATCTATAAGCATCTGTTCTTTACGTCACATTACAGAGGGAATATTTGAACTTATTTTAAACGAGTTATATTGTATGCAAGCATATGTATATCTGTAAATAATTTTGTCACTGGATAACAAATGTCGCCTCAAAGTATTCGAAATAACTCTTTTACGTTTATGATGACTAATAATTCACATGTACATAAATCTGAATAAAACACATTTGCAGTCAGTAATTTCATAGAAATTCTgaagtaaaaaattgtaatgTTTTTCCTCTAATTAAGGCAATAAGATTAAATAAGTTCGATTTTAAAtgtaaatacataatatattatacataataaaattaaatacataatatattagttatattattatacattagtAATCGAAATGATAtactttaataaatattttggtATTTATTCATATcgaaaacatatatatataatttaattttattattgataatattatatgtaaaaCCAGAGGATAAAGCTTTTCAACTTGACGaatgataacaataataaaaggGGAGCTTCTTTATCGATCGATTCTTCTTAACGTACCTCGTCGGTGTTCTTAACGagttacatatatttaatcTAATCGTGACTATCGaatgtttatattttaatctttcTCGTACTTTAGCAAACGAAaacgtttattaatatttcaagaaaatatttaatataaaattaaacgaaaaaatgataCACATCAATAGCAATTCTTTCATatctattttgaaatatttcttaatattagAAAACTACAATTGGATTGAAGATGACCGAAAGAATACAAGCGGGTTAAATAGAATGCAAGTGAAGGTGAGCGACACTATTCCTACCACGAATTGATCACTTTTCATCGATGTTGTTTCCTAGACGACGAAACCCCGCGAAATGGCAACAAACAGTATACTTGACGTAATGTACTACGATATTCAAGTTAATCATAGTTTCACTTCGTATCAACTAGCATTCCCCCTTAAGATTTTACTTTCGTTCCTTATTCAAAAGTTACAGTACTTAATATACGAATAATTTGTTGaactttgaaaaattgaaaaatatgtctgtTGCAGAACAATCAGTTTCAGAACATGAAGTTATCGTGCCACCGAGTTTGCCATTAATTCTGAAGGAATTCTGCAAGGCAGCTATTCGAACGCAACCGTACGATTTACTTCGATGGTCTAGCTCGTATTTTCGAGCGTTGGCCAATGGTGAGGAACCACCGACGAAATTAAGATTGGAGTATCCACCACCGAATACCGCTTCTGGTTTGACTCTCGGTTTTCTGAGGATTTTACTTCGTCAATTTGGAGGTATCGATAATAATTATTCGAATACACATGTATAGGTATATGATTTGTTGGGGCaacatagaatattttattaactgTTTGAATATGTTATTTTTGATCGATTAtccatatttaatatttaataccacCGGTTCTTCTTGGTCTGTGTTTTGTATTCATACTAATCACTAATACAAacaattattctaattattaattattgatgCTAATGaatcaaataattatattaaatataattacttaTTAACTGGACGTAGAATTAtcaattataaatatcaaatatttagaTATTTCTTAGGTAtgttaaacaaaatatataatataaaataac harbors:
- the Iswi gene encoding nucleosome-remodeling ATPase imitation SWI yields the protein MSKPDENADTGDTGDNSNGSSAETTSSRGGDFETKLETDRSKRFDYLLKQTEIFSHFMTNNQKDKAGSPLKIKAGRPRKQPETQVKFDSGDHRHRKTEQEEDEELLAESNASVAPTTRFESSPHYIKSGELRDYQIRGLNWMISLYEHGINGILADEMGLGKTLQTISLLGYMKHFRNIPGPHIVIVPKSTLANWMNEFKKWCPSLRAVCLIGDAETRNTFIREVMMPGEWDVCVTSYEMVIKEKSVFKKFNWRYMVIDEAHRIKNEKSKLSEILREFKTANRLLLTGTPLQNNLHELWSLLNFLLPDVFNSSDDFDSWFNTNSFLGDNSLVERLHAVLRPFLLRRLKSEVEKGLKPKKEIKVYIGLSKMQREWYTKVLMKDIDIVNGAGKIEKMRLQNILMQLRKCCNHPYLFDGAEPGPPYTTDEHLVYNCGKMVILDKLLPKLQQQESRVLIFSQMTRMLDILEDYCHWRGFQYCRLDGNTAHEDRQRQINEYNAPGSEKFIFMLSTRAGGLGINLATADVVIIYDSDWNPQMDLQAMDRAHRIGQQKQVRVFRFITENTVEEKIVERAEVKLRLDKLVIQQGRLVDAKQTALNKDEMLNMIRHGANEVFASKDSAITDEDIDTILQKGEAKTEEMKQKLESLGESSLRNFTVDAPTDSVYQFEGEDYREKQKILGIGNWIEPPKRERKANYAVDAYFREALRVSEPKAPKAPRPPKQPIVQDFQFFPPRLFELLDQEIYYFRQTVGYKVPKNPELGSDAARIQKEEQRKIDEAQPLTDEEVAEKEKLLTQGFTNWTKRDFNQFIKANEKYGRDDIENIAKEVEGKTPEEVMEYSAVFWERCHELQDIDRVMAQIERGEAKIQRRAGIKKALDAKMARYRAPFHQLRIAYGTNKGKNYTEEEDRFLVCMLHKLGFDKENVYEELRATVRSAPQFRFDWFVKSRTALELQRRCNTLITLIERENQELEERERQERRKKGGSIGAKPASKRKQENLPAPQDKPRKKKK